CACATCCGGATTGGCCTGGAGCTGCTCGACGGCCTCTTCGATGGCCGCCGTCCCCATCATCATCCGCACCGGCAGGGACACCAGGGTGCTGGCCATGGCGTAGAAGACACCCGTCAAAACGCCCAGAAGCGCCCCCTGGCCGGCCCGGAACCCCGCACCGACCTTCGCGCAGTCACGGGAGTAGACGAAGGCGGCGAGAACACCCGAGCCGATGATCAGCGCGCAGCAGAAGCAATTGAGTATGTTGATCATCGGCAGGCCACCGGCGATGCCGAGGGACAGCCCGCCGATGGCGGCCGCCTTGACCATTCCAGGGGACGAGGTGCTCATCCACTTTCCTCCAGCGTGCCGGTCCTGGCCCGGGAAGACCGGCGCTTGAAACTCGGCCCGGAGCGAGACATCCGCGCCAGGTCGTCGAGAGCGTAGGCCAGCAGCCATCCCAGGACGGCGCCGGCAGGCAGTGAAACCAGGGCCCGGAGCCGATTCCCGGTACCGACCCCGAGAAAAAGGTGGAGCCATGCATCGACGCCGGTGGGCAGCAGGGCGAGCAACCACCAGCGGGAAGGCGCCCGCACCCCGCCGCCGCCCGTCACCGTCACCGCGAGGGCGATCAGCGACAGCGCTCCTCCCAGGTAGAGCCCGAAACAGCGGGCGCAGACAGCCATCGGCCCGAGGGGAGTCGTGAGTGTCCGCTGGGGAAGCTGGTGGCAGATCAGGCTGCAGGCATGGTCGAAGAGGAACGCCGCCGCGGAGCTGTCCGACGCCGCGGGAGAGACGACCAAACCGGCGACGAAGGCCGCCGCCCCGATGGCCGTCAGTACCGCCCACAGCCCAGCGCGAACCGCGGTGGGCCGGCGCCGATGGGTCATCCCCTTCATCCGAGGCATTCTAGCAGCCCACCCGAAAAGCCTCCTTCCTCGTTTTTTTCACCGTGGAGCGAACAATGTTGTTCCTGGCTGCCCGGCCGGGGGGGGGGCCGGAGCGAGCCCCGCAGCCCCCC
This DNA window, taken from Acidobacteriota bacterium, encodes the following:
- a CDS encoding DUF2085 domain-containing protein encodes the protein MTHRRRPTAVRAGLWAVLTAIGAAAFVAGLVVSPAASDSSAAAFLFDHACSLICHQLPQRTLTTPLGPMAVCARCFGLYLGGALSLIALAVTVTGGGGVRAPSRWWLLALLPTGVDAWLHLFLGVGTGNRLRALVSLPAGAVLGWLLAYALDDLARMSRSGPSFKRRSSRARTGTLEESG